In a single window of the Streptomyces sp. NBC_00091 genome:
- a CDS encoding MbtH family protein produces MSNPFEDPDAGYLVLVNDEEQYSLWPAFAEVPSGWRTALDESPRDTCLAYIEEHWTDMRPRSLRVAMGETA; encoded by the coding sequence GTGAGCAACCCGTTCGAGGACCCGGACGCCGGCTATCTCGTACTCGTCAACGACGAGGAGCAGTACAGCCTCTGGCCCGCGTTCGCCGAGGTCCCCTCCGGCTGGCGCACCGCCCTGGACGAGAGCCCCCGCGACACCTGCCTGGCGTACATCGAGGAGCACTGGACCGACATGCGGCCCAGGAGCCTGCGCGTCGCCATGGGCGAGACCGCCTGA
- a CDS encoding thioesterase II family protein, whose protein sequence is MVRRPWDVECPDAPVRLFCLPWAGGSAVTYRRGWPQALAPDVDVHAVELPGRGAEFGEPLLRRVEPLLDALMTRIVPLVDRPYAVFGHSMGSMLGLELTRRLVGAGLPEPIRMFMSGSGMPGRRPRTEGSPLHELPENEFREWLRKTGGTPAEVFRNPELLDLVSPLLRADFELCDAYRYRPAPPFGCPVTAIGGDSDPYVPVDALAEWAEITTGPFDRLVLTGGHFAFQEHLDRVQAFVAAALRSAVRGLTH, encoded by the coding sequence GTGGTCCGTCGGCCTTGGGACGTGGAGTGCCCGGACGCACCCGTACGGCTGTTCTGCCTTCCGTGGGCCGGCGGCAGCGCCGTGACCTACCGCCGCGGCTGGCCCCAGGCACTGGCACCCGACGTCGACGTGCACGCCGTGGAACTGCCCGGCCGGGGCGCCGAGTTCGGCGAACCCCTGCTGCGCCGGGTGGAGCCGCTGCTCGACGCCCTGATGACGCGGATCGTCCCGCTCGTCGACCGGCCGTACGCGGTCTTCGGCCACAGCATGGGCTCCATGCTCGGCCTGGAACTCACCCGCCGCCTGGTCGGCGCCGGCCTGCCCGAACCCATCCGCATGTTCATGTCCGGCAGCGGCATGCCGGGCCGCCGCCCCCGCACCGAGGGCAGCCCGCTGCACGAACTGCCCGAGAACGAGTTCCGCGAGTGGCTGCGCAAGACCGGCGGGACCCCCGCCGAGGTGTTCCGCAACCCCGAACTCCTGGACCTCGTCTCGCCGCTGCTGCGCGCCGACTTCGAGCTCTGCGACGCCTACCGCTACCGGCCCGCACCGCCCTTCGGCTGCCCCGTCACCGCGATCGGCGGCGACAGCGACCCCTACGTCCCCGTCGACGCGCTCGCCGAGTGGGCCGAGATCACCACCGGGCCCTTCGACCGCCTGGTGCTGACCGGCGGCCACTTCGCCTTCCAGGAGCACCTGGACCGGGTCCAGGCCTTCGTCGCCGCCGCCCTGCGCAGCGCCGTGCGCGGCCTCACCCACTGA